From the Cryptomeria japonica chromosome 2, Sugi_1.0, whole genome shotgun sequence genome, one window contains:
- the LOC131052157 gene encoding trimethyltridecatetraene synthase translates to MEINMRLLGYVALVVMSVYLIYRRFRPSMKLPPGPRGWPVIGHLHHLGSLPHRSLDRLSKKYGPLMYIELGSVPCIVGSSAEMAREILKTNDVTFASRPRIAAGKYTVYNYSDITWSPYGEHWRLARKICLMELFSAKRLESYEYIRVEEVARMVASVFKSSAAAKPVELREETSSVSNNIISRMVMGKRYLDENGGNKIEPHEFKDMLEELFVLNGVFNIGDYIPALSFLDLQGYVRRMKKLSRRFDVFLEEVLEEHDQRRRSVPDYAPADMVDVLLQQSDDPANNLTRNRVKAFTQDMIAGGTESSATLVEWALSELLKKPVKMAKANEEMDRIVGKERWVQEKDIVEMEYLQGIVKETMRLHPVAPMLVPHLSTQHCKIGGYDIPANTITFVNVWTIGRDETLWEKPEEFRPERFEGSSLDVKGRDYELLPFGSGRRMCPGASLGLKVVQLGLANLLHGFHWRLPANQSPQDLDLTETYGLSTPKAEPLVAMAEPRLPHHLYRFP, encoded by the exons ATGGAGATAAACATGAGATTGCTGGGCTATGTTGCACTGGTCGTGATGTCAGTTTACTTAATTTACAGAAGATTTCGGCCATCAATGAAGTTACCGCCGGGTCCTCGCGGATGGCCTGTAATTGGACACCTGCATCATCTGGGCAGTCTGCCTCACAGGTCGCTGGATCGACTCTCCAAGAAGTATGGCCCGCTCATGTACATCGAGCTGGGTTCAGTCCCCTGCATCGTTGGATCCTCAGCCGAAATGGCCCGAGAAATCTTGAAGACGAACGACGTTACTTTCGCCTCGCGCCCCAGGATCGCTGCGGGGAAATACACTGTGTACAATTACTCTGACATAACATGGTCGCCCTATGGAGAGCATTGGCGGCTGGCCAGAAAGATCTGCCTCATGGAGCTCTTCAGTGCTAAGCGCCTTGAATCGTACGAGTATATCCGAGTGGAGGAGGTGGCTCGCATGGTGGCCTCTGTTTTCAAAAGCTCTGCCGCCGCTAAGCCTGTCGAGCTCCGGGAAGAGACCTCGTCCGTGAGCAACAACATTATTTCGAGGATGGTTATGGGGAAGCGCTACTTGGATGAGAATGGCGGTAACAAGATCGAGCCCCATGAGTTTAAGGATATGCTGGAGGAGCTTTTTGTGCTCAATGGCGTTTTTAACATTGGAGACTACATTCCTGCCCTGAGCTTCCTTGATCTGCAGGGCTATGTCCGACGGATGAAGAAGCTCAGCCGACGATTTGATGTCTTTCTGGAGGAGGTGCTTGAGGAGCATGACCAGCGGCGGAGGAGCGTGCCTGATTATGCGCCTGCTGATATGGTGGACGTCTTGCTGCAACAGAGTGATGATCCTGCAAACAATCTTACCAGGAACAGAGTCAAGGCCTTCACTCAG GACATGATAGCCGGCGGAACAGAGAGCTCTGCTACACTTGTGGAATGGGCGCTGTCAGAGCTTCTTAAAAAGCCTGTAAAAATGGCAAAGGCAAACGAAGAAATGGACAGAATAGTGGGAAAAGAAAGATGGGTGCAAGAGAAAGACATTGTTGAGATGGAATACCTGCAAGGTATAGTGAAAGAAACGATGAGGCTGCACCCAGTTGCCCCCATGCTGGTTCCTCATCTTTCCACTCAGCACTGCAAAATTGGAGGGTACGACATCCCTGCCAACACCATAACATTCGTGAATGTGTGGACAATCGGCAGAGACGAAACACTGTGGGAAAAGCCCGAGGAATTCAGGCCAGAGAGGTTTGAGGGCAGCAGCTTGGACGTGAAGGGCAGAGATTACGAGCTGCTGCCATTCGGGTCGGGCAGAAGGATGTGTCCAGGGGCCAGTCTGGGTCTGAAAGTGGTTCAGCTGGGCCTCGCCAAtcttctccatggcttccactggCGCCTTCCTGCGAACCAGAGCCCCCAAGACTTGGATTTGACAGAGACGTATGGCCTCTCCACACCCAAAGCAGAGCCTCTTGTTGCCATGGCAGAGCCTCGACTGCCTCATCATCTCTATCGTTTCCCTTAA